A window from Cryptomeria japonica chromosome 1, Sugi_1.0, whole genome shotgun sequence encodes these proteins:
- the LOC131857691 gene encoding secreted RxLR effector protein 78-like, whose amino-acid sequence MDWANVSGQNVVTFLLDFEKAYDKVEWEFILMMLEAFGFPMEFCKWVEILLKDVSAQVEINGSLTRVIKLGRSIRQGCPLAPVLFVIASDVLCYILRDYTISPKVGGVKLLDGSELINTQFVDDIALFVELTKQNMEALECKIKFFGEISGAKIS is encoded by the coding sequence ATGGACTGGGCAAATGTATCAGGGCAAAATGTGGTCACGTTTCTTTTAGATTTTGAGAAGGCCTATGATAAGGTTGAATGGGAGTTTATATTGATGATGCTAGAAGCCTTTGGATTTCCTATGGAATTCTGTAAGTGGGTAGAGATTCTCCTTAAAGATGTGTCTGCACAAGTAGAGATTAATGGGTCTCTCACTCGGGTTATTAAACTCGGAAGGTCTATTAGACAGGGTTGCCCTCTTGCCCCTGTGCTATTTGTTATAGCCTCTGATGTCCTATGCTATATTTTAAGAGACTACACCATATCCCCTAAAGTAGGAGGTGTTAAGCTTCTTGATGGGTCTGAACTGATTAATacccaatttgttgatgacattgcaCTTTTTGTAGAACTCACCAAACAAAACATGGAAGCCCTAGAGTGCAAAATTAAATTCTTTGGCGAGATTTCAGGGGCAAAAATCTCTTAG